The following DNA comes from Candidatus Nitrosotalea okcheonensis.
ATTGAATCAAGTAAACTGGATTTGGGTTCATAATATGATGAATCAGAAAGGAGATCTAAATCCTACATCTGCGGAATTGCTTGACTGGGTAACATCAGGCCAGATTGAAGCAATGCGCCAAATAAAGAAGTAAAAATATCATTTATACCTTCTTTTTGTTTTTCTTTTCTTTTTAAAATTGAAATAATTCTATAACTCCGTTATAGATTTTGCAGATCATTTAAATAGCAAACGATGAAAGATCAAAAACAGAATGCCAATCGCAATTCTTCCAGACGTTGATGAGCAGAGATGTATAGGTTGTGCACTATGTGTAGAAATCTGTACTTCTCTTGGCCCAGACGTTCTTCGTGTAAAACCAGTAGATGGTTGGAAGAGAGGTAAAGCATTTGTATTTTATCCAGAAAGATGCATCTCAGACGGAGCATGCATTGGAGTTTGCCCAACAAAAGCAATCTTCTGGATGAGACCAATGACTTACACTCCAGGCCAACCAGTACCTCTACACAAGAATGGTATATTCGTAAAAGGCTGGGCAGAAGACGCCGCACTATAAAAGCGGAATCTATCTTCTTTTTTATTATTTTTTGATATTGAAAAATTTAATTTTTATTTTCAAACCTTTGGAATGATATTTTAAAAATTCATTCTTTGTTGTATAGATGTTCTTGAATTTGTTATTCTTCAAAAACATGCTCCAAGTTTTGGCAAATTCTGGAAACTCGTCTTGGTTATACTCTGTATCAGATATCACATAATGCGCAGCAGGATAAATGTCTGACAATTCCAATGGAATTATTCCAAGGTATGGATTGTACTGGCAAAACTGTATGTCGTCAAGATTTGAAGAAAATTTCTTTTTTAGATTGTTATACTCTGACGAAGTATAAAATGGCCTTATGCTTCCGTCTGGTATGATTACCAATGTTTTCTTTTTTGTTCTAAATTTGCGTACCATGGAATGAAACCTCCCAAGTTCTGGTCTGAACTGGTCTTCCTTGGAAAAAAGAAACACTGCATTTTCTTTGTATCGCGGGGTGGTCTCTGTGAAAAATGTGGTATTCTTTGTAAAGATGGATATGCTTTCAAATAACTTGGGGTGCGCTCTTGCCTTTTTTATGGTATACTCCCATAATCGTCCCTCATGAATGGCTTCTTTTACTCGGTCCACTTCGGCCTTTATGGCATAAAGATTGTGAAGTGCTATCTTGTTGGTTCTGTCCTCTTTATCTAGTGTCATCATCTCCTTCGGTTTTAGTTTGGTACAGACCTCGCAATTGCAGGAAAAATAAGCCATCTCGGAAAGATGAGCCGTACCGTCTTCCATGATGTATCTGTCATGTTTTGCATATAACATGTATGACGCAGAGTCAAATGTATCACAACCAAGCGATACTGCAAGAGGTATAGTAAGTGGATGTCCTGCCCCAAACAGATGAAGCGGAATGGAGTCTGGAATATTTTTCTTTGCTGTCATTATCATTTTAGCAAGAAGATTGTATTCGTATGATTCCATAAACTCAACTGGACTGCCTAATGCTAACATCTGAAAACCTGAATCAACAAGTGCCTTGGTTGATTTTGTAACTAGATCAGAATGTTCGCTTCCTTGAATTGGCCCCACCCATATCTGGCTATTGTCGTCTCTTGAGTCCAGGGTCTCCTTTGAGACCCGGAGTGTGTGCTGTACGTATTCGATTGCCTTCTTTTTTGATAGTCCAAGTCCTGTTGGACGATCTAAAGGAATGGCAATGTCTGTCTTTATCCCCTTTTCAAAATCTGCAATTTTTCTATAATCTACATCAATATCTCCGTACTCCAAGACCTGGTATCCTCCAGAGTCTGTCATGATTGCACCATCATAGTCAATTATCTTGTGGATGCCTTGTTTTAATGCCTCATCTCCATATCTCTTCAGCGTGATGTACGCATTTGTTATTACTAGATCAAATCCCATTTCTCTTAATTTTTTAGCAGGAATTTTTTGTTTCACTGGATGAATTACTGGAACAAACGCTGGAGTCTCAATTTTGCCATGGTTTGTGTAAAGTGTTCCTATCCTTGCGGCAAGATCAGATTTTTTTATCTCAAACATTTTACATTATAGCCTCATATGGCGTAATTTGAACCTAGTATGGAAAGAATTTTTGCATGTCTCCTTTTTTGAGAATCATCTGCAGCCAGTCTACTTTATCATCCCTTGTCCTCGCTCTCTTGAATATTGATTCTACCTTTTTTGCCGTATCGGAAATTGTTCTATCACTTGTATCAATCTGAAAGGTCTTTTTCTTTCCAAATTCATGTACCGTATCATAATATGTAATGCCAAGTATTTCGCTGCCAAGATTTTCAAGCGATTTTTTGCCAGAATACCTTCTCCTTTTGTATATGCGTTGAAGCTTGTATGGGCTTTTTCTTAACACTATTGAAACTTCGACATTTCTTGAAGATATCACATATGGCGCAAGATGTCCTACTAGTATGGAATTTTTTGATATTTTTTTGTCTATTATCTTCTTCAATTTGTTTACATCTACATCAAGAGTTCCATTATTTTTCCTGGCCAGCCCTTGCTCTATTGCAATTCTGTTGATATCGACCATCTCAAGGTTTAGCTTTTCTGAAATCAATTTTGATATGGTGTGTTTGCCTGTTCCGGGGCTTCCAGTTATTATTTTCAATAAATATCCTGAAATGGATTGAAATTAAACATTTTTGGAATGCTAATAAAAGAGCATGCCTTGAACTCTTTTGCATGCAAATTGGCCTGCTGGGAAAAACAAATGTTGGAAAATCTACATTTTTCTCAGCTGCTACTCAGACTAGTGCACAGATTGGTAATTACCCGTTTACAACTATTGAACCAAATGTGGGAATTGCCTATGTGAAAACTGATTGCGCATGCAAGCATTTTGCCATAGAACACAATCATCCATTATGCACTAGTGGAACTAGGTATGTGGCAATCAAGTTAATCGATGTTGCAGGCCTTGTCCCAGGTGCTCATGAGGGCAAAGGCCTTGGTAACAAATTCCTGGATGATGCAAGAACATCCGAAGTTTTAATCCATGTGATAGATGCATCTGGCTCTACTGATATACAGGGCCAATCAGTTCCTGCTGGATCTCATGACCCACTTGAAGATGTTAAATTTGTTGAGGATGAATTTGATCAATGGATGAAACAGATACTTCAACGAGAATGGCAAAAACTTGCCAGGGAATTGGAAAGCAAAAGTGGCAAGGTAATTCAGGCTATTGCACAACGGTTTAGCGGACTTGGGATAGACGAGTATGACGTAGAACACGTACTGCATAACTTGAATCTACAATCAAAGAAACCACATGATTGGAGTGAGGACGATCTCTTGTCATTTGTTAAAACACTCAGAAAACGAACAAAACCCATCATGATAGCTGCAAATAAATCAGATCTCTGTCATGATCTTAGCATCCTCGACGAGTTTAAAAAAACACATCCAACTATTGCATGTAGTGCAGAAACCGAACTTCTTCTCAGAAAAGCAGCAAAGAATGGAATCATAGAATATCTGCCAGGCGCCAAGTCCTTCAAGATAAAAAATGGAATAAATCTGAATCCTCAACAGCAAAAGGCATTGGAGTTGGCAGAAAAAGTCATGTCAAAATTAGGCGGAACTGGAATCCAGCAGGCTCTTGATTGTGCATGTTTTGATCTTTTAAAACTGATTACTGTATTTCCAGTAGAAGACGAAACAAAGCTATCTAACAAAAATGGAGAGATACTGCCTGATGCAAAGCTCTTGCGTGTGGGCTCTACCGCACGAGACTTGGCAAAATCCATACATCAAGACCTTGCAAAAGGATTTCTTTTTGCCATTGATGCAAAGACAAAACAAAGAGTTGGTGCAGAATATCAGCTCAAAAATGGAGATGTCTTGAAAATTGTATCAACTTTGAGTAGGGGATAAAATGCTCTGTCTTGGAATAGAAAGTACTGCCCACACATTTTCTTGTGCAATAGTAGAAAGAAAAGGAAAACAAGGAAAAATACTATCTGATGTAAGAAAGATCTACAGACCTCCAGCGGGAGAGGGAATTCATCCTAGGGAGGCATCACGCCATCATGCGGAGAATTCACCAGAGGTTCTCTCAGAGTGTCTCAAAAAAGCAAATGTGAAGATTGATGATATTGACATGATATCATATGCGGCAGGCCCCGGGCTTGGCCCTTGTTTGAGAATTGGTGCAGTTGTAGCCAGGTCTCTATCTGCATATTATGGCATCCCGATATATCCAGTAAATCATGCATTGGGTCATATCGAACTAGGAAAAATGCTGACTGGAGCAAAAGACCCGCTTGTACTGCTTGTTTCGGGGGGCCACACGATGATCTTGGCATTTCTTTCAAAGAAATGGAGAGTTTTTGGTGAAACACTGGATATTACTGTAGGTCAACTACTTGATCAAATTGGAAGGTATGCAGGCTTTGCATCGCCTTGCGGTCCTAAGATCGAAGAACTTGCATCACAATCAACAGAGTATGTACCATTACCATATGTTGTAAAAGGAAATGATGTATCATTCTCAGGTCTCTTGTCTGCAACAAAAAGAGCGATTCCAAGGGGAATAGAGGCTGCGTGTTTCTCACTGCAGGAAACTGCGTTCTCTATGATGGGAGAAGCCACGGAAAGAGCACTCTCATTTACGGGAAAAAAAGAACTCTTGGTTGTTGGCGGGGTTGCTGCAAACAAGAGATTGTCCAACATACTTTCAAGCATATGTGCAAGACATGATTGCAAGTTTTTTGTAGCGCCAAAAGAATATTCTGGGGATTGCGGTTCGCAAATATCTTGGATAGGACTGTTGGAATCCTCAAAGAAACCTGGAATAACTATAGAAGATACTTTTGTAAAACAATCGTGGCGTCTAGATACTGTTGAAATTCTTTACTAGGGAGAGTACTTGGAAATAGCTTCCTTTACATCCTTTTCCCACTTGCCTGTGTTGTACACTCCAAACTTGTAGGTTTTTTCACTTTCGTCTGTCTTTACCTTTATTCTCACTTTTTTTATTAGCCGACCTTCTTTTGCTACCTCTGTTATCTGATTTAGGTTAGCTTCAAGAACTGTTTGCCCAAACTTCTTTGAGAAATCAATTATTCTCCCTGATGTCTTGTCAAAGGCAATCCTCTTGTTTGTCAGTGTGAGAATGCCAGGACCTAACGAGTCTTCGGAGCAATCTTCTTGCGTTATCCGCTTCTCGTCTGATTCCATGACACTTGTCTTGTATCCTGTGTTATAATTGTATATTTAGAAAATTATTATTTCAAAAAACTAATTCTATGACACCATAATTGTAACTTAAATTATGCAAAGACTTTTTGATCTCTCATTGAAACTTGTCAAAAAAGGTGCAGAGGCAGACATCTATCTTACATCTTGGAATGGTCATGATTCTATTTTAAAAATCAGAAAAAAGAAAGATTACCGGGTTCATTCACTTGATACACGCATACGGACTCTGAGAACAATAAGGGAAGCAAAAATGATCTCAGAAGCCAAGTCCTTTGGAGTGACTACCCCCCTTGTTTATTTTGTAGATGAGAAAAAATGTGAGATATACCTCCAATTCATACAAGGTAAACTAGTTAGAGACCTACCTGCCAAACAAATTGTAAAAACATGTAAGGAAATAGGAAAACTAGTTGGAATTCTTCACAAGAACGGCATAATGCATGGAGATTTGACCACATCAAACTTTATTCTCTCTCCCAGGGGACTTGTAATACTTGACTTTGGACTTTCACAAAAAACTGACAAGGTCGATGATTATGCAATTGATCTTCGTTTATTCAAGGAAGTTCTAAACAGCGCACATGCTCAAATTGTAGATGATGCGTGGATATCATTTACACTGGGATACCAAGAGATACTGGGAAGCCTTTTCACAGACAAGGTCATCAATCAAGTTTTAGTAATAGAAAAAAGGGGCAGGTATGCAAATGTTGTCTGACATATTTTTTGCAAGTTCAAACAAAAACAAGTTTGAAGAGGCAAAAGACATTGCATCAGAATTCGGCCTAAAACTGAAATTTTTAAAATACACTCTCCAAGAAATTCAGGCAGATACTTTGGAAGAAATTGCAACACACAAGGCCATGCAAGCATTTTCTATCTGTTCAAGGCCCGTGATTGTTGAAGATGCAGGTCTCTTTATAAAATCATTAAATGGATTCCCAGGACCATATTCATCATTTGTATTTGATACTATTGGCAACAAAGGGATTCTAAGGCTTGTGCCCATGAAACGTGATGCAATATTTAGATCAGTTATTGCGTACTGTGAAAAACATGGTAATGTACATTTGTTCAGTGCTGGTGTGAATGGAGTAATATCAAAAAAAGAGCAGGGTAAACGATGGGGTTTTGATCCTATTTTTATCCCATCGGGGGAAAATAAAACATATTCTCAACTTGCAGAAAAAAACAAAATCTCTCATAGGTATCTGGCATTGAAAAATTTTTCTAATTGGTATCTGAGTAAGAAGAAATCCAGCGATCCATGAATCGTTTTTGATTTTGGAGAACAACAATTCTTGACATGTCGCTTTCATCCATGACTGAATAGATCTCACTCTGTTTTGCAAGCTCGTTTGCAAAATATCTTATTTCGGACATATCTGGAGAGTTTGAATATTCCAGTCTGTTAGTTGATCTTCCCACATGCATGTACGATTTTATTTCTATAAAGTGTGCCCCGGAACGCGTTACCATGTCTACATATTCTGGAATCAACTTTTCATCGGCATTATAGCCTTTGATTAACGTGAACCGCAGTACAGTTCTTGTATCAAGTTCTGCAAGCATTTCAAGACTTGTGTTCCATCTCTCCCATGCGTCTTTGTACTTGGGTCTGTTTACAAGTGTGAATATCTCGGAGTTTGGGGCATTTGTTGAGAGGTATAACTGTGTTGGCAACGCATCCTCGTCCCTTAGCCTTTCTAGCATTTCAGGTTCCTGACCATTGGTTACAAGGAAAATTGACTTTGTATTTTGTAGATTCTTTAGATATTTTATTAGATCTGGTAATTGGGGATACATTGTAGGCTCGCCTGATAATGAGATTGCATAATGGCTGGGAAGAAGTGATTCGTCAAGTTTCTCTTTGTTACTTTTTGGGTCTCCATAGTGGCCCATGATCAACTTTCTCCGCTCTTCCATCAAGTTAACCATGATGACCTCTGGGGGTGCAACTTTTTCTACTGGCATTTTTAGAGCGCTGTAAAACTCCATTGGTCTCCAGCAGTATACGCATCTATTTTCACAAAACATTCCAGCTGGTGAAAATTCCATGCATCTGTGAGTCGAAATGCCATAGAACTTGTGTTTGTAACACTGGCCGTCATCTTTGAATGATTTTTTTGTCCAGTGGCATAGCTCTACAGTTGCATGATCTGCAATTCCATATTTTGCTTTTTTTAATTGATCTAAAATTAATGGTTTGATCTGAATGAACTCGTCCTCAACTTTAACAGTTTCCCCAGAACAACTCATGACTAGGT
Coding sequences within:
- the rdgB gene encoding RdgB/HAM1 family non-canonical purine NTP pyrophosphatase — protein: MLSDIFFASSNKNKFEEAKDIASEFGLKLKFLKYTLQEIQADTLEEIATHKAMQAFSICSRPVIVEDAGLFIKSLNGFPGPYSSFVFDTIGNKGILRLVPMKRDAIFRSVIAYCEKHGNVHLFSAGVNGVISKKEQGKRWGFDPIFIPSGENKTYSQLAEKNKISHRYLALKNFSNWYLSKKKSSDP
- a CDS encoding redox-regulated ATPase YchF encodes the protein MQIGLLGKTNVGKSTFFSAATQTSAQIGNYPFTTIEPNVGIAYVKTDCACKHFAIEHNHPLCTSGTRYVAIKLIDVAGLVPGAHEGKGLGNKFLDDARTSEVLIHVIDASGSTDIQGQSVPAGSHDPLEDVKFVEDEFDQWMKQILQREWQKLARELESKSGKVIQAIAQRFSGLGIDEYDVEHVLHNLNLQSKKPHDWSEDDLLSFVKTLRKRTKPIMIAANKSDLCHDLSILDEFKKTHPTIACSAETELLLRKAAKNGIIEYLPGAKSFKIKNGINLNPQQQKALELAEKVMSKLGGTGIQQALDCACFDLLKLITVFPVEDETKLSNKNGEILPDAKLLRVGSTARDLAKSIHQDLAKGFLFAIDAKTKQRVGAEYQLKNGDVLKIVSTLSRG
- the kae1 gene encoding KEOPS complex N(6)-L-threonylcarbamoyladenine synthase Kae1, with amino-acid sequence MLCLGIESTAHTFSCAIVERKGKQGKILSDVRKIYRPPAGEGIHPREASRHHAENSPEVLSECLKKANVKIDDIDMISYAAGPGLGPCLRIGAVVARSLSAYYGIPIYPVNHALGHIELGKMLTGAKDPLVLLVSGGHTMILAFLSKKWRVFGETLDITVGQLLDQIGRYAGFASPCGPKIEELASQSTEYVPLPYVVKGNDVSFSGLLSATKRAIPRGIEAACFSLQETAFSMMGEATERALSFTGKKELLVVGGVAANKRLSNILSSICARHDCKFFVAPKEYSGDCGSQISWIGLLESSKKPGITIEDTFVKQSWRLDTVEILY
- a CDS encoding KEOPS complex kinase/ATPase Bud32, yielding MKLVKKGAEADIYLTSWNGHDSILKIRKKKDYRVHSLDTRIRTLRTIREAKMISEAKSFGVTTPLVYFVDEKKCEIYLQFIQGKLVRDLPAKQIVKTCKEIGKLVGILHKNGIMHGDLTTSNFILSPRGLVILDFGLSQKTDKVDDYAIDLRLFKEVLNSAHAQIVDDAWISFTLGYQEILGSLFTDKVINQVLVIEKRGRYANVV
- the twy1 gene encoding 4-demethylwyosine synthase TYW1; its protein translation is MSCSGETVKVEDEFIQIKPLILDQLKKAKYGIADHATVELCHWTKKSFKDDGQCYKHKFYGISTHRCMEFSPAGMFCENRCVYCWRPMEFYSALKMPVEKVAPPEVIMVNLMEERRKLIMGHYGDPKSNKEKLDESLLPSHYAISLSGEPTMYPQLPDLIKYLKNLQNTKSIFLVTNGQEPEMLERLRDEDALPTQLYLSTNAPNSEIFTLVNRPKYKDAWERWNTSLEMLAELDTRTVLRFTLIKGYNADEKLIPEYVDMVTRSGAHFIEIKSYMHVGRSTNRLEYSNSPDMSEIRYFANELAKQSEIYSVMDESDMSRIVVLQNQKRFMDRWISSYSDTN
- the tgtA gene encoding tRNA guanosine(15) transglycosylase TgtA, with product MFEIKKSDLAARIGTLYTNHGKIETPAFVPVIHPVKQKIPAKKLREMGFDLVITNAYITLKRYGDEALKQGIHKIIDYDGAIMTDSGGYQVLEYGDIDVDYRKIADFEKGIKTDIAIPLDRPTGLGLSKKKAIEYVQHTLRVSKETLDSRDDNSQIWVGPIQGSEHSDLVTKSTKALVDSGFQMLALGSPVEFMESYEYNLLAKMIMTAKKNIPDSIPLHLFGAGHPLTIPLAVSLGCDTFDSASYMLYAKHDRYIMEDGTAHLSEMAYFSCNCEVCTKLKPKEMMTLDKEDRTNKIALHNLYAIKAEVDRVKEAIHEGRLWEYTIKKARAHPKLFESISIFTKNTTFFTETTPRYKENAVFLFSKEDQFRPELGRFHSMVRKFRTKKKTLVIIPDGSIRPFYTSSEYNNLKKKFSSNLDDIQFCQYNPYLGIIPLELSDIYPAAHYVISDTEYNQDEFPEFAKTWSMFLKNNKFKNIYTTKNEFLKYHSKGLKIKIKFFNIKK
- a CDS encoding ATP-binding protein; the protein is MPIAILPDVDEQRCIGCALCVEICTSLGPDVLRVKPVDGWKRGKAFVFYPERCISDGACIGVCPTKAIFWMRPMTYTPGQPVPLHKNGIFVKGWAEDAAL
- a CDS encoding adenylate kinase family protein; translated protein: MKIITGSPGTGKHTISKLISEKLNLEMVDINRIAIEQGLARKNNGTLDVDVNKLKKIIDKKISKNSILVGHLAPYVISSRNVEVSIVLRKSPYKLQRIYKRRRYSGKKSLENLGSEILGITYYDTVHEFGKKKTFQIDTSDRTISDTAKKVESIFKRARTRDDKVDWLQMILKKGDMQKFFPY